The following are from one region of the Trichoplusia ni isolate ovarian cell line Hi5 chromosome 1, tn1, whole genome shotgun sequence genome:
- the LOC113493578 gene encoding AP-1 complex subunit beta-1, with product MTDSKYFTTTKKGEIFELKSELNSDKKEKKKEAVKKVIASMTVGKDVSALFPDVVNCMQTDNLELKKLVYLYLMNYAKSQPDMAIMAVNTFVKDCEDSNPLIRALAVRTMGCIRVDKITEYLCEPLRKCLKDEDPYVRKTAAVCVAKLYDISSSMVEDQGFLDQLKDLLSDSNPMVVANAVAALSEINEASVSGHPLVEMNAPTINKLLTALNECTEWGQVFILDALSNYSPRDAREAHSICERITPRLAHANAAVVLSAVKVLMKLMEMVSEDTELVSTLSRKLAPPLVTLLSAEPEVQYVALRNINLVVQKRPDILKHEMKVFFVKYNDPIYVKLEKLDIMIRLASQANIAQVLGELKEYATEVDVDFVRKAVRAIGRCAIKVEPSAERCVSTLLELIQTKVNYVVQEAIVVIKDIFRKYPNKYESIISTLCENLDTLDEPEARASMVWIVGEYAERIDNADELLDSFLEGFHDENAQVQLQLLTAVVKLFLKRPADTQELVQHVLSLATQDSDNPDLRDRGFIYWRLLSTDPAAAKEVVLADKPLISEETDLLEPTLLDELICHISSLASVYHKPPTAFVEGRGAGVRKSLPSRGAAPAEDALSAAPAVIPNQESLIGDLLSMDIGGPPPAPAPASNLDLLAGGLDVLLGGGPEPAAAPASGTTGLLGDIFGVAAPVCYVPPKQCWLPADKGKGLEIWGTFSRQNGQPRMEMTFTNKAMQAMSGFAIQLNKNSFGVFPSGGLSVGAVAAGASAAAPLALATQGPVQRMEPLNNLQVAIKNNVDVFYFACLIPVHILFTEDGQLDKRVFLTTWKEIPAANEVQHTLSNVSGTADSIAQKMTLNNIFTIAKRNVEGQDMLYQSLKLTNNIWVLLELKLQPGNPEATLSLKSRTVEVATCIFQAYEAIIKS from the exons ATGACTGACTCAAAGTACTTTACGACGACCAAGAAGGGCGAGATATTTGAACTCAAATCGGAGCTGAATAGTGATAAAAAGGAGAAAAAGAAGGAGGCAGTAAAGAAG GTCATAGCATCAATGACCGTAGGCAAAGATGTCTCAGCGTTATTCCCCGACGTAGTCAACTGCATGCAGACTGACAACCTCGAGCTCAAGAAGCTGGTGTACCTGTACCTCATGAACTACGCCAAGTCACAGCCCGACATGGCTATCATGGCCGTTAACACATTTGTCAAG GACTGTGAGGACTCGAACCCGTTGATCCGGGCCCTGGCCGTCCGTACCATGGGCTGTATCCGAGTGGACAAGATCACCGAGTACTTGTGTGAACCACTCCGCAAGTGCTTGAAGGATGAGGATCCCTATGTCAGGAAGACTGCCGCCGTGTGTGTTGCTAAGCTGTATGACATTTCGTCCAGTATGGTTGAGGATCag GGTTTCTTAGACCAGCTGAAGGACTTGCTAAGCGACTCCAACCCCATGGTGGTCGCGAACGCAGTGGCCGCGCTCTCCGAGATCAACGAAGCCAGCGTGTCTGGTCATCCGCTTGTGG AAATGAACGCGCCGACGATCAACAAGCTCCTCACGGCCCTGAACGAGTGCACGGAGTGGGGGCAGGTGTTCATCCTGGACGCGCTCTCCAACTACTCGCCGCGCGACGCCCGCGAGGCGCACTCCATCTGCGAGAGGATCACGCCGCGGCTGGCGCATGCTAATGCCGCTGTTGTGCTGTCTGCTGTCAAG GTTCTGATGAAGCTAATGGAGATGGTGTCGGAGGACACGGAGCTGGTGTCGACCCTGTCCCGCAAGCTGGCGCCGCCGCTCGTCACGCTGCTGAGCGCGGAGCCCGAGGTCCAGTACGTGGCGCTCAGGAACATCAACCTGGTCGTGCAGAAGCGGCCCGACATACTCAAGCATGAGATGAAG GTGTTCTTCGTGAAGTACAACGACCCTATCTACGTGAAGCTGGAGAAGCTGGACATCATGATCCGCCTCGCGTCGCAGGCGAACATCGCGCAGGTGCTCGGCGAGCTCAAGGAGTACGCGACCGAGGTCGACGTGGACTTCGTCAGGAAGGCCGTCCGGGCCATCGGCAGGTGTGCCATCAAG GTGGAACCATCAGCGGAGCGCTGCGTATCAACTCTCCTGGAGTTAATCCAGACTAAGGTTAACTACGTGGTACAAGAGGCCATCGTGGTGATCAAGGACATCTTCCGGAAGTACCCCAACAAGTACGAGAGCATCATCAGCACGCTCTGCGAGAACCTCGACACGCTGGACGAGCCCGAGGCCAGGGCTTCGATG GTATGGATAGTTGGCGAGTACGCTGAACGTATCGACAACGCGGACGAGCTGCTGGACTCCTTCCTCGAGGGCTTCCACGATGAGAACGCACAG GTCCAGCTGCAGCTGCTGACGGCGGTGGTGAAGCTGTTCCTGAAGCGTCCCGCGGACACGCAGGAGCTGGTGCAGCATGTGCTCAGCCTCGCCACGCAGGACTCCGACAACCCCGACCTGAG GGACCGAGGCTTCATCTACTGGCGTCTTCTCTCCACGGACCCTGCTGCCGCTAAGGAGGTGGTCCTGGCCGACAAGCCTCTCATCTCCGAGGAGACAGACCTGCTGGAGCCCACACTCCTGGACGAGCTCATCTGTCACATCAGCTCGCTAGCGTCAGTGTATCATAAACCTCCCACGGCGTTCGTTGAAG GTCGCGGCGCGGGCGTCCGCAAGAGCCTGCCGTCGCGCGGCGCGGCCCCCGCCGAGGacgcgctctccgccgcgcCCGCCGTCATACCCAACCAG GAATCCCTGATCGGCGATTTATTATCTATGGACATTGGAGGACCACCTCCTGCGCCTGCACCAGCTTCCAACCTCGACCTATTAGCTGGAGGACTTGATGTACTA TTGGGCGGCGGTCCGGAGCCAGCCGCGGCCCCGGCGTCAGGCACGACGGGCCTGCTGGGCGACATCTTCGGCGTGGCCGCGCCCGTCTGCTACGTGCCGCCCAAGCAATGCTGGCTGCCTGCTGACAAGGGGAAAG GCCTAGAGATCTGGGGTACATTCAGCCGCCAGAACGGGCAGCCGCGCATGGAGATGACCTTCACGAACAAGGCTATGCAAGCTATGAGCGGGTTCGCCATACAACTCAACAAGAACAG TTTCGGCGTGTTCCCGTCGGGCGGGCTGTCAGTAGGCGCGGTGGCGGCGGGCGCGTCGGCCGCCGCCCCGCTCGCGCTCGCCACGCAGGGACCCGTACAGAGGATGGAGCCACTCAACAACCTGCAG GTCGCAATCAAAAACAATGTCGACGTGTTCTACTTCGCGTGCCTGATCCCCGTCCACATCCTGTTCACCGAGGACGGACAGCTGGACAAGCGCGTGTTCCTCACCACGTGGAAGGAGATCCCCGCCGCCAACGAGGTCCAGCACACGCTGTCCAACGTCAGCGGCACCGCAGACTCCATCGCGCAGAAGATGACCCTCAACAACATCTTCACCATCGCCAAGCGAAACGTCGAAGGACAAGACATGCTCTACCAATCACTCAAACTGACAAACAACATCTGGGTGTTactagaattaaaattacagCCTGGCAACCCCGAAGCCACGCTCAGCCTCAAGTCCAGGACTGTAGAGGTCGCCACCTGCATATTCCAAGCTTACGAAGCCATCATCAAGTCGTAA